The following coding sequences are from one Spea bombifrons isolate aSpeBom1 chromosome 13, aSpeBom1.2.pri, whole genome shotgun sequence window:
- the LOC128472018 gene encoding transmembrane ascorbate-dependent reductase CYB561, translated as MDESSNHQSTGSMPYLIGISQILGVAALAVTGTWMSHYRGGFSWSGPLQFNVHPLCMVLGMVFLCGDSLLVYRVFRHETKRATKILHGVLHIMALIISLIGIIAVFQFHKSSSIPDMYSLHSWVGITTFTLYLLQWILGFIMFFVPGVGFAYRTKFKPLHSFFGASLLVAAIASCLLGITEKLLFSIPKDYSKMVPEGILANSLGLLLVAFGAVVVYVLTREEWRRPPLPEEQALSIDFKTLTEGESPTEP; from the exons ATGGATGAATCCTCAAACCACCAGAGTACCGGCTCGATGCCCTACTTAATAGGAATCTCCCAGATCCTAGGGGTGGCGGCGTTGGCCGTGACCGGAACATGGATGTCTCATTACAGAGGGGGATTTTCTTGGTCGGGACCTTTGCAGTTCAATGTCCACCCTCTTTGCATGGTCCTGGGGATGGTGTTTCTATGCGGAGATT CGCTCCTGGTGTACCGGGTTTTCAGACACGAGACTAAAAGAGCAACCAAGATCCTGCATGGGGTTCTGCACATCATGGCCCTCATCATCTCGCTAATAG GGATAATCGCCGTGTTCCAGTTCCATAAGTCGAGCAGCATCCCTGACATGTATAGCCTGCACAGCTGGGTCGGGATAACCACGTTCACCCTCTACCTCCTGCAG TGGATACTCGGATTTATCATGTTCTTCGTCCCAGGAGTGGGCTTCGCATACAGGACCAAGTTTAAACCTCTACACTCATTCTTTGGCGCGTCCCTGCTGGTGGCCGCCATAGCTTCGTGTCTCCTCGGAATAACAGAGAAGCTGCTCTTCTCGATCCC CAAAGACTACTCCAAAATGGTACCCGAGGGCATCCTTgcaaactctctgggtttgctgCTGGTGGCATTTGGAGCCGTGGTCGTATATGTCTTGACTCGGGAAGAATGGAGGCGCCCACCGCTTCCAGAAGAGCAAGCTCTCTCCATCGATTTCAAGACGCTGACGGAGGGGGAGAGCCCAACGGAGCCGTAA